The following coding sequences lie in one Drosophila sulfurigaster albostrigata strain 15112-1811.04 chromosome 2R, ASM2355843v2, whole genome shotgun sequence genomic window:
- the LOC133836737 gene encoding uncharacterized protein LOC133836737 codes for MFAIIMCIREMSRLICFLVLCTIVAVQAKFPDDPKPCKHGDTKCILNIINYLIAEESTTGVRELNLVKLDPLPVAKMSLKQGAESPVNIDLTFTDNNILGISTMKFTKVKGFGKDLAKKHELQVHANKLSLVGPYSIKGKVLILPISGNGKSNMTLVNSDVTVVFTGKPLEKNGETYMEATNMKILIKPERLYYYFSNLFNGDKALGDNMNAFLNDNWDAIFMEVQKSIQSAFSEIFQAIVSKVFSKYPYDKFFEASNLNSSLNLNPIKGIDRQLAMTVSQQEAIGSVVKMSRLIFIIVSCIFVTVQGDFPDDPKPCKHSDSECIKNVVNQLLHEKGDKGDVGLDLVKLDPYPLKKLSIQKGKDSPISIDLVFTDNLVHGLKNIKVTGIRGFSKDLTKRHEVKFHADSLSLIGPYRINGKVLILPISGKGQSNFTFENTDITVSFNGKPIERDGEIYMEPINSLTDANPNRLHYHFSNLFNGDKALGDNMNLFLNDNWEPIFKEVKPELQVELGNEFMNVIKKVFSKAPYNKLLVD; via the exons ATGTTTGCTATTATTATGTGCATACGGGAAATGTCGCGTTTAATTTGTTTCCTTGTGCTTTGCACTATCGTCGCAGTGCAGGCAAAGTTTC CTGACGATCCTAAGCCCTGTAAACATGGCGATACGAAGTGCATTCTCAATATCATCAACTATCTCATTGCTGAAGAATCAACAACCGGAGTTCGGGAACTAAATCTAGTCAAGTTGGATCCATTGCCGGTGGCTAAGATGAGTCTGAAGCAGGGCGCCGAGAGTCCAGTCAATATTGATCTCACATTTACCGACAACAATATCCTTGGTATTAGCACAATGAAGTTTACGAAGGTCAA ggGATTCGGTAAGGATCTGGCCAAGAAGCACGAGCTGCAGGTGCATGCCAATAAACTATCCTTGGTTGGGCCCTACTCCATTAAGGGCAAAGTTCTGATACTGCCCATCAGTGGTAATGGTAAAAGTAATATGACTTTGG tCAATTCCGATGTGACAGTCGTCTTCACGGGCAAACCTCTCGAGAAAAATGGAGAGACCTACATGGAGGCTACCAATATGAAAATCCTCATTAAACCGGAGCGTTTATATTACTACTTTAGCAATCTTTTCAATGGAGATAAAGCTCTTGGTGACAATATGAATGCGTTCCTTAACGACAATTGGGATGCCATCTTTATGGAGGTGCAGAAATCTATACAATCAGCATTCTCTGAGATATTCCAAGCGATTGTTTCGAAGGTCTTCTCGAAGTATCCCTATGATAAGTTTTTCGAAGCATCAAAT CTGAATAGCTCATTAAATCTAAATCCTATAAAAGGCATTGATCGTCAGCTGGCAATGACAGTTTCTCAACAAGAAGCAATCGGTTCCGTTGTAAAAATGTCGCGACTTATCTTTATAATCGTTTCCTGTATTTTTGTCACAGTTCAAGGAGATTTTC CGGATGATCCGAAGCCTTGCAAACATAGTGATTCTGAGTGTATCAAGAATGTTGTCAATCAACTTTTACATGAGAAAGGTGACAAAGGGGACGTCGGATTGGATCTAGTTAAGCTGGATCCCTATCCATTGAAGAAGCTAAGCATACAAAAGGGCAAGGATAGTCCTATAAGCATTGATCTTGTTTTTACAGACAATTTAGTACATGGTCTGAAGAACATTAAAGTAACTGGAATTAG AGGTTTCAGCAAGGATTTGACTAAGCGACACGAGGTGAAATTTCATGCAGATTCATTATCCTTGATTGGTCCCTACAGAATTAATGGCAAAGTTTTAATACTGCCCATTAGTGGAAAAGGACAATCAAATTTTACTTTTG AAAATACCGATATTACAGTGAGCTTCAACGGCAAGCCCATCGAAAGAGACGGCGAAATATACATGGAGCCTATTAATTCCTTGACCGATGCCAACCCAAATCGATTACATTATCATTTTTCCAACCTTTTTAATGGGGATAAAGCGTTAGGCgataatatgaatttattccTTAATGACAATTGGGAGCCCATTTTTAAGGAAGTAAAACCAGAATTGCAGGTTGAGTTGGGTAACGAATTTATGAACGTTATAAAAAAAGTCTTCTCGAAGGCACCATATAATAAACTATTAGTGGATTAA
- the LOC133837770 gene encoding protein takeout, which yields MMDKKAFAVFLAFCLSCLSCLVLASDLPAGIQKCSIMDENCLRDGMNYVLKNFARKGIKELNLVQLDPLLIKKFSLGKNPKSPVNIDLTFTNANLLGLSDAQVKKVTPFSKDLSRDITFELMSPRITLTGPYVVDGKVLILPIRGKGDADIVLQQCKVHAVVKLRPVSKGPHQTFAEVVEVKFFLDPSRVTYKFTGLFNGEKAPSENFHALVNESWQEVFNELKADISTAMGLIFKSILNRTLSKLPLEQLFSGV from the exons atgatgGATAAGAAAGCGTTCGCCGTGTTTCTAGCATTCTGCCTGAGTTGCTTATCCTGTTTAGTGCTTGCATCTGATCTGC CTGCTGGCattcaaaaatgttcaattatgGATGAAAATTGCTTGAGAGACGGCATGAACTATGTCTTAAAGAATTTTGCAAGGAAAGGCATCAAGGAGCTTAACCTGGTGCAACTGGATCCGCTGCTTATTAAAAAGTTTAGTCTGGGCAAGAATCCCAAGAGTCCTGTTAATATCGATCTTACATTCACCAATGCTAACTTACTTGGTCTCAGCGATGCACAAGTTAAGAAAGTCAC aCCTTTTAGTAAAGATTTAAGTCGTGATATTACTTTTGAACTGATGTCCCCAAGAATCACCTTGACGGGTCCGTATGTCGTTGACGGAAAAGTCTTGATCTTGCCCATTCGTGGCAAGGGAGATGCTGATATAGTGCTGC AACAATGCAAGGTCCACGCCGTTGTTAAACTGAGACCTGTCAGCAAGGGACCACATCAGACGTTTGCTGAGGTGGTCGAGGTAAAGTTTTTCTTGGATCCCTCACGTGTAACATACAAATTCACCGGCCTATTCAATGGCGAGAAGGCTCCAAGTGAGAACTTTCACGCTCTGGTCAACGAAAGCTGGCAGGAGGTATTCAATGAGCTAAAGGCTGACATTTCCACAGCTATGGGGTTAATTTTCAAATCGATTCTGAATCGAACTCTGAGCAAACTGCCGCTGGAACAGCTCTTTTCAGGAGTTTAA
- the LOC133837768 gene encoding protein bag-of-marbles, whose product MGLISLFKSLHYLIWSDFPSHQLNSVPSCFMFDTPMKCTLPKGFNVRHHVQVLCTKLERFLERLHRSLETNRNLDLNKYTDCNAHLSEAFHGLRALQQFTTVELRQRSWQFINGAGIRNGRELQMLLSALVNRLKTAHIYVHVFNWEMDLEHRYSAAMTARHSATISKSLLIANNEYGAAHPLPLSHEECFIAERYQLYHGIMAFKKHKEFLNALVHNPENYFPPEIIALCEPPKHLVPEFGEQIETTGSYENLVFAGDILELPPSSPPKITRRRHAPYQNRGS is encoded by the exons ATGGGTTTGATATCACTGTTCAAGTCGCTGCATTATCTCATTTGGTCCGATTTTCCAAGCCATCAGCTGAACTCGGTGCCATCGTGTTTCATGTTTGATACACCCATGAAATGCACCCTACCCAAGGGATTCAATGTGCGCCATCATGTACAGGTGCTATGCACCAAGCTGGAACGCTTCCTAGAACGCCTGCATCGCTCACTGGAGACCAATCGGAACTTGGACCTCAACAAGTACACAGATTGCAATGCACATCTTAGTGAAGCCTTCCATGGCCTCAGAGCTTTACAGCAATTCACCACCGTCGAACTCCGCCAACGTTCTTGGCAGTTCATCAACGGCGCAGGAATTC GTAATGGCAGAGAACTCCAGATGCTATTGTCGGCTTTGGTGAATCGTTTGAAAACCGCTCATATTTATGTGCACGTTTTTAACTGGGAAATGGATTTGGAGCATCGATACTCTGCAGCAATGACAGCTCGCCATTCGGCGACCATTAGTAAATCTCTTTTAATAGCTAACAATGAGTATGGAGCTGCTCATCCTCTTCCGCTTAGCCACGAAGAATGCTTCATTGCCGAGCGCTATCAGCTTTATCATGGCATTATGGCATTTAAGAAGCACAAAGAATTTTTGAACGCTTTAGTACACAATCCAGAAAATTACTTTCCACCGGAAATCATTGCCTTGTGCGAACCTCCAAAGCATCTCGTCCCAGAATTTGGAGAGCAGATCGAAACAACAGGCAGCTACGAGAATTTGGTCTTTGCTGGTGACATCCTTGAACTACCTCCATCTTCACCACCAAAAATAACTCGTCGTCGGCATGCTCCATATCAAAATAGAGGATCCTAA
- the LOC133836166 gene encoding uncharacterized protein LOC133836166 — translation MMLLPSGRSNSDVYPLQNASTQSPTVVGASKPLLLTRTSSPQLTTLPMSNGGANTNANAITNSSANSSAAYTTLLKSSNIAPQETAGSLSETGTQAATTTSTTTATATAASTIPATTVDTINSGLGVAGIYGPILGQSHAGSIAIGNWGEIDRHLEAVQDKLKTGWTVHVGKEGRLYYCNHLTQSSGWLPACEDWSKHEELTYGWERAIDSKGRSYYINHLNKTTTYETPECIRWDEHPPEPRLVLLLRSSSLGFGFVAGSERPVIVRFVTEGGPSIGKLQPGDQILAVNGEDVKDAPRDHVIQLVRACDTQVSLLVCQPMAHCVMPGRKSTLLSAGKRAKLRSRPSRVRFAESVCVNGAPLFPPSAFSLGDICVPPMANVLKVFLENGQTKSFKYDATTTVQDVVSSLLDKLCLCCGELFSLVLEHVKSLKRNKLTLLDPQESLARIAARPGAHKLRCLFRITFVPISAAELAQRDLHALDYLYLQCCNDVNQERFAPELQPELALRLAALHMHQHALANNFAPAKLTVKLVEREFGLERFVPVSLFEGMKRKELRRLISHFLKLNAEMTGSSSKVLTQLQAKLHYLDIIASLPSYGAKCFSTNQREGMERVLLISPRFGLSQISSARNSVPQPISAIEDFTHVVVHREDDVTCSVSIYMLGDRAVKFIMEDRDACEFSLVLGGYYRLLTGNILNVLREREPHEDDNAPAFLSQHTVLPAGWSYLLPFHTRAHSVNFLITPPYHPMPHKAVLSQPQPAQPQSLPYATDLDLHSVMATELLEEAAKDSGLSDSSGSNYCSEGRSQLAVEAKNEQVLRRVQELQQLVQCSEQYLSEQEQELQQIQLHQQHQQQQLGQSVAMLEFDSDCDSLNSSKVSSTEEANISHLVSGGTHALKHSDSLQLLADTISHELTGITQGLNAIPEPVSASAPPTPATPKRKPSLCSTSSPRPQRKLNGFSQLLSDLQALGTDFSQSESDSESVASPAQSPTTRRPQQLMQSGAKQQLAQRSSFGLHSPDGTHFGAETKDYNLREYLQQLKEISNVPAADTDVAARQLSEIYGFEVREDTFIETDTDLIDLRAIPPPQTPDELDSLSLMNAAPPKGFEGKAEELDSFLQQMLVAPPTQKATPAKELTPEEIMSFIIPPPPNLEAVQPETECLYSNSVQAKREFFQTVANGNSNHTNNNNNNNISKDLSSHVIEYPTVERKSKFSCCPTSNKKEETLPIDEQAAMQLPMQPPPRTPTTEQMTPPPARPPKSAELLQRYSPKKQLRIVAPVSVPFRELCPPQLPPRSSPTASSEPCTPQPTVGIMGAGSVSAVSVPKKPPLPPIASRPRPVNGMPNASTPASTITTTIPPIPATARLPNAHSNGQPALPKKPQQLHGEKLFIKNGHLIDGEALLAKTDVAMAGLLIKLDQVAAQCSAAQSAGGGASIDEEKFQRARNELTEQTLALVTASKFLVASMSDMTLITLPDHLTSCLTAIRRITELAQDMTRHTSAPLQTRNIVLKVHDVASSFRELVGVQIGPIGAGQLALQAECLANVLATLLRSLRVFSP, via the exons ATGATGTTACTGCCTTCGGGGCGTTCGAATAGTGATGTCTATCCGTTACAAAATGCCAGCACACAATCGCCCACAGTGGTGGGCGCGTCCAAGCCTCTGTTACTGACAAGAACATCATCGCCACAACTGACAACGTTGCCAATGTCAAATGGCGGCGCCAACACCAACGCCAATGCCATCACCAACTCCAGCGCCAACTCGAGCGCCGCCTACACAACGCTGCTAAAGTCCTCCAACATCGCGCCACAAGAAACGGCCGGAAGTCTGTCGGAGACCGGAACACAGGCGGCAACGACGACGtcaacgacaacagcgacgGCAACGGCGGCATCGACGATACCAGCAACAACTGTGGACACCATCAATTCCGGACTTGGGGTTGCTGGCATCTATGGCCCAATTTTGGGGCAGAGTCATGCCGGCAGCATTGCCATCGGAAATTGGGGTGAAATTGATCGACACCTCGAGGCGGTGCAGGACAAGCTGAAAACTGGCTGGACCGTGCATGTGGGCAAGGAAGGCAGACTCTACTACTGCAA CCACTTGACGCAATCATCTGGCTGGCTGCCTGCTTGCGAGGATTGGAGCAAACATGAAGAGCTCACCTACGGTTGGGAGCGTGCCATAGACTCCAAGGGTCGATCGTACTACATCAA TCACTTGAATAAGACGACCACGTATGAGACACCTGAGTGCATAAGATGGGATGAACATCCGCCAGAGCCAcgtttggtgttgttgctgcgcagCTCCAGCTTAGGCTTTGGCTTTGTGGCGGGCAGTGAAAGGCCTGTCATAGTACGCTTTGTGACTGAGGGAGGTCCCAGCATTGGGAAGCTGCAGCCAGGCGACCAGATATTGGCAGTCAACGGTGAGGATGTGAAGGATGCGCCCAGGGATCATGTCATTCAGCTGGTGCGTGCCTGTGACACTCAGGTGTCCTTGCTCGTCTGTCAGCCCATGGCGCACTGTGTGATGCCAGGCCGTAAATCGACACTGCTCTCCGCTGGTAAAAGGGCAAAGCTGCGCTCGCGTCCAAGTCGCGTGCGCTTCGCAGAGAGCGTGTGCGTCAATGGAGCACCATTGTTTCCG CCTTCGGCCTTTTCGCTGGGCGACATTTGTGTGCCACCCATGGCAAATGTGCTCAAGGTCTTTCTGGAGAATGGCCAGACCAAGTCGTTCAAGTACGATGCCACCACCACAGTGCAGGATGTGGTTAGCTCGCTGCTGGACAAACTCTGCCTCTGCTGTGGCGAACTTTTCAGTCTGGTGTTGGAGCACGTCAAGAGTCTAAAGCGCAACAAACTCACGCTTCTCGATCCACAGGAGTCATTAGCTCGC ATTGCTGCTAGGCCTGGTGCCCACAAGCTGCGCTGCCTGTTTCGCATCACTTTTGTGCCCATTTCGGCCGCCGAGTTGGCGCAACGGGATCTGCATGCACTCGACTATCTGTATTTGCAGTGCTGCAACGATGTCAACCAGGAACGTTTTGCACCCGAATTGCAACCAGAGCTGGCATTGCGTCTGGCCGCTCTCCACATGCATCAGCATGCGCTGGCCAATAACTTTGCGCCCGCTAAGCTCACCGTTAAGCTGGTCGA ACGGGAGTTTGGCCTGGAACGCTTTGTGCCTGTCAGCTTATTTGAGGGCATGAAACGCAAGGAGCTGCGACGCCTCATTTCACACTTTCTTAAGCTCAACGCGGAGATGACGGGTTCCTCCAGCAAGGTTCTAACTCAGCTGCAG GCGAAACTCCATTACCTAGATATAATCGCTAGTTTACCAAGCTATGGCGCCAAATGTTTCAGCACAAACCAAAGAGAAGGCATGGAACGAGTTCTGCTGATCAGTCCGCGGTTCGGTCTAAGTCAAATATCCAGTGCTCGCAATTCAGTG CCACAGCCCATTTCGGCCATTGAGGACTTCACACATGTGGTGGTCCATCGCGAGGATGATGTCACCTGCAGCGTGTCCATCTATATGCTGGGCGATCGTGCAGTCAAGTTCATCATGGAGGATCGCGATGCTTGCGAGTTTAGTCTGGTGCTCGGCGGCTACTATCGACTGTTAACAG GGAACATACTGAATGTGCTGCGGGAGCGTGAACCGCACGAAGATGACAATGCACCCGCATTCCTGTCTCAGCACACAGTGTTGCCCGCCGGCTGGAGCTATCTGCTGCCATTCCATACGCGTGCGCACAGCGTCAACTTCCTGATCACGCCGCCATATCATCCGATGCCGCACAAGGCGGTGCTCTCGCAACCGCAGCCCGCTCAGCCGCAATCGCTGCCCTACGCCACCGACTTGGATCTGCACAGTGTAATGGCCACCGAGCTGCTCGAGGAGGCGGCCAAGGACTCTGGGTTGAgcgacagcagcggcagcaactaTTGCAGCGAGGGACGCAGTCAACTGGCCGTCGAAGCAAAGAACGAGCAAGTGCTGCGACGTGTGCAGGAGCTACAGCAGCTTGTCCAATGCTCAGAGCAGTATCTCAGCGAACAGGAGCAGGAATTGCAGCAAATCCAGCTGCatcagcagcaccagcaacagcagctgggcCAAAGCGTGGCCATGCTAGAGttcgacagcgactgcgacagccTGAACAGCAGCAAAGTCTCTTCCACGGAGGAGGCCAACATCAGTCATCTCGTCAGCGGTGGCACGCATGCTTTGAAGCACAGTGATTCactgcagctgctggctgACACCATTAGCCATGAGTTGACGGGCATCACGCAGGGACTGAATGCCATACCGGAGCCGGTGTCTGCCTCGGCACCGCCCACACCCGCCACGCCCAAGCGCAAGCCGAGCTTGTGCAGCACTTCAAGTCCTCGACCACAGCGCAAGCTCAACGGCTTCAGTCAGCTGCTAAGCGATCTACAGGCACTTGGCACAGATTTCTCGCAGAGCGAAAGCGATTCCGAATCGGTTGCCTCCCCGGCACAATCGCCCACCACACGACGACCACAGCAGCTCATGCAGTCAGGTgccaagcagcagctggcGCAGCGCAGTAGCTTTGGACTGCATAGTCCGGATGGCACACACTTTGGTGCCGAGACCAAGGACTATAATCTGCGCGAGTATCTGCAGCAGCTGAAGGAGATTAGCAATGTGCCAGCAGCGGACACGGATGTGGCTGCTCGCCAGCTCTCCGAGATATATGGTTTTGAGGTGCGCGAGGATACATTCATTGAGACGGACACggatttgattgatttgcgTGCCATACCGCCGCCCCAAACGCCCGATGAGCTGGACTCACTGTCGCTGATGAATGCGGCGCCGCCCAAGGGCTTCGAGGGCAAGGCCGAGGAGCTGGATAGCTTTCTACAACAGATGCTGGTGGCACCGCCCACACAGAAGGCCACGCCCGCTAAGGAATTGACGCCAGAGGAGATAATGTCGTTTATTATACCGCCACCACCGAATCTGGAGGCAGTGCAGCCGGAAACCGAATGCCTCTACAGCAATTCGGTGCAGGCGAAGCGTGAGTTTTTCCAAACTGTGgccaatggcaacagcaaccataccaacaacaacaacaacaacaatattagcAAGGATCTATCATCACACGTCATTGAGTATCCCACCGTGGAGCGCAAGAGCAAATTCAGCTGCTGTCCCACATCCAACAAGAAGGAAGAGACTTTACCAATCGATGAGCAGGCAGCCATGCAACTTCCAATGCAACCGCCACCGCGTACACCCACCACGGAGCAGATGACGCCGCCACCGGCGCGTCCGCCCAAAAGCGCCGAGCTGCTGCAGCGATATTCGCCCAAGAAGCAGCTGCGCATCGTTGCACCCGTGAGTGTGCCATTCCGTGAGCTGTGTCCGCCACAATTGCCGCCGCGTAGCAGCCCAACAGCCAGCTCGGAGCCGTGCACTCCGCAGCCCACGGTGGGCATAATGGGAGCCGGATCAGTGTCAGCGGTGAGTGTGCCCAAGAAACCCCCGTTGCCGCCCATTGCCAGTCGTCCACGTCCCGTCAATGGCATGCCCAACGCCAGCACACCCGCCAGCAccatcacaacaacaataccgCCCATACCGGCCACCGCCCGCCTACCCAATGCGCATTCCAATGGCCAGCCGGCGCTGCCCAAGAAGCCACAACAGCTGCACGGCGAGAAGCTGTTCATCAAGAACGGCCATCTTATCGATGGCGAAGCGCTGCTGGCCAAAACAGATGTGGCCATGGCCGGTCTGCTCATTAAACTGGATCAGGTGGCCGCTCAGTGCTCGGCCGCACAGTCAGCTGGCGGTGGAGCCAGCATCGATGAGGAAAAATTCCAACGAGCACGCAACGAGCTAACAGAACAAACGCTTGCCCTTGTCACGGCTAGCAAATTCCTGGTGGCCTCCATGTCGGACATGACACTGATAACGCTGCCCGATCACCTGACCTCCTGCCTGACGGCCATTAGACGCATCACCGAGCTGGCCCAGGACATGACCCGACACACATCGGCACCGCTGCAGACGCGCAACATTGTGCTAAAGGTGCACGATGTGGCGAGCAGTTTCCGCGAACTGGTTGGCGTACAGATTGGCCCGATTGGTGCCGGCCAATTGGCTCTGCAGGCCGAATGCCTAGCGAATGTGTTGGCAACGCTGTTGCGCAGCTTGCGTGTGTTTTCGCCCTAG
- the LOC133837644 gene encoding glutamate transporter polyphemus-like — translation MPLSLHNPFVQDVEDAPLSTFDTFHTVVKSVYGIGTFCMPIAFACTGYVGGILLTIFLSCLYIYGIHLTVKCMAEVSDRVGGEVTMGKAYAYASKSRIFGHFVNVLLILLHTSIAVLYIYFISENLKSVSNFIWETEVNTRIIVAVVTICIIPVFLIRDVQYLVPLNIAGNVLTLLIIGYVIVNTILKTLEVGKFEMAGSVIKYDVHLFVGCSVLSFSSVGVMVKIASKMAEPEKYLGWWGTLNRAACFVLCTNVIWGVISYGILGDTQYFPFLENYSFADGLQFKLVAAALVYLTYPLNGYVVVDTIFNEYINKTGDLNHPLRIEFIVRIIFLLISGCCALALSFALPIIKFICWLAFSLLNVGFPAYMKLTLGYDEYDRKWLWRVLHISIVVLGILVAYCIASSAFYDSKIYYTDKEPFWIKPNVEID, via the exons ATGCCGTTATC ATTGCACAACCCGTTCGTTCAAGATGTTGAGGATGCACCATTATC GACGTTCGACACTTTTCACACCGTTGTAAAGAGTGTATATGGCATAGGGACTTTCTGCATGCCAATTGCCTTTGCTTGCACTGGTTACGTTGGAGGAATACTTCTTACAATTTTCCTCTCTTGTTTATACATCTATGGTATTCATCTAACC GTTAAGTGTATGGCAGAGGTTAGTGATCGCGTCGGTGGTGAAGTAACAATGGGtaaggcatatgcatatgcctcAAAGAGTAGAATATTTGGTCACTTCGTGAATGTGCTGCTTATTCTACTGCATACATCGATTGCCGTTTTGTATATCTATTTTATTTCCGAAAATTTAAAGTCAGTGTCAAATTTTATATGGGAGACCGAAGTAAATACTCGAATAATAGTGGCCGTCGTTACTATATGTATTATACCCGTGTTCCTTATACGGGATGTTCAGTATCTAGTACCTCTTAATATTGCTGGTAACGTTTTAACTTTGCTGATAATTGGATATGTCATTGTCAACACGATTTTGAAAACTTTGGAAGTAGGAAAGTTTGAGATGGCAGGATCTGTCATCAAATACGACGTCCATCTATTTGTTGGCTGCTCTGTCCTTTCGTTTAGCTCGGTCGGCGTG ATGGTAAAGATAGCCTCAAAGATGGCTGAGCCTGAAAAGTATCTGGGATGGTGGGGAACGTTAAATCGAGCCGCTTGCTTTGTACTCTGTACAAATGTGATATGGGGTGTGATCAGTTACGGTATTTTGGGCGATACACAATACTTTCCATTCCTCGAGAATTACTCCTTTGC AGATGGGCTACAATTTAAATTGGTGGCGGCTGCTCTTGTCTATTTGACTTATCCGTTGAATGGCTATGTCGTCGTTGACACCATTTTCAACGAATATATCAACAAAACCGGTGACCTGAATCATCCGCTACGGATTGAATTTATTGTTCGGATTATATTCCTATTGATCTCAGGATGTTGTGCTCTTGCTCTTTCATTTGCATTACCGATTATCAAGTTCATCTGTTGGCTTGCCTTTTCACTCTTGAATGTGGGATTTCCAGCTTATATGAAACTTACCTTGGGTTATGACGAATATGATCGAAAGTGGCTGTGGAGGGTGTTGCACATTTCTATTGTGGTGCTAGGAATATTGGTTGCTTACTGTATAGCGAGTAGTGCATTCTATGATTCGAAAATCTACTACACTGACAAGGAACCGTTTTGGATAAAACCGAATGTTGAAATCGATTAG